A part of Scleropages formosus chromosome 3, fSclFor1.1, whole genome shotgun sequence genomic DNA contains:
- the LOC108934890 gene encoding bone morphogenetic protein receptor type-1A-like, which translates to MTRGLLCVGVFGFCILLTLTAEGGQNPDHVLHGTGPEPKRSRPGDDATMAPEDAARFLSCYCSGHCPEDAVNNTCETNGQCFAIIEEDEHGEQILTSGCMKYEGSHFQCKDSPNAQTRRTIECCQTDFCNRDLQPTLPPRILPDLLTSAHWLAFLISVTVCCCTLVVLTVVCYYRYKWQNERRRYRGDLEQDEAFIPPGESLKDILNQSTSASGSGLPLLVQRTIAKQIQMVRPIGKGRYGEVWLGSWRGEKVAVKVFFTREEAGWFRETEIYQTVLMRHENILGFIAADIKGTGAFTQLFLITDYHENGSLYDYLKATTLDAPALLRLAYSAACGLCHLHTEIYGTHGRPAIAHRDLKSKNILVKKNGTCCIADLGLAVKFNRDSNEVDVPLSTRTGTKRYVAPEVLDQSMNKNQFQAYLMADVYSYGLIVWEMARRCVTGGIVEDYQLPYYDMVPLHPSYEDMREVVCIKGLRPTVSNRWNGDECLRAMLKLMSECWAQNPMSRLTALRIKKTLAKMVESQDIKI; encoded by the exons GCGGGCAGAACCCGGACCACGTGCTCCATGGTACCGGACCCGAGCCCAAACGCTCGAGGCCCGGGGATGATGCAACCATGGCCCCCGAGGATGCGGCTCGTTTCCTCAGCTGCTATTGCTCAGGCCACTGCCCGGAGGATGCCGTCAACAACACCTGCGA GACCAATGGTCAATGTTTCGCCATCATCGAGGAAGACGAGCACGGCGAGcagatcctcacctctggctgcatgAAGTATGAAGGGTCCCACTTCCAGTGCAAG GATTCCCCAAACGCCCAGACAAGACGCACCATCGAATGCTGCCAGACGGACTTCTGCAATCGGGACCTGCAGCCGACACTCCCCCCCCGCATTCTCCCAG ATCTGCTCACCAGCGCCCACTGGCTTGCCTTCCTCATATCGGTCACTGTGTGCTGCTGCACCCTCGTAGTCCTCACGGTGGTCTGCTACTACCG GTACAAATGGCAAAATGAAAGGCGGCGTTACCGCGGTGACCTGGAGCAGGACGAGGCCTTCATCCCCCCTGGCGAGTCGCTTAAAGACATCCTCAACCAGTCCACTTCAGCCAGCGGCTCCGGTCTCCCACTCCTG GTGCAGCGCACCATTGCCAAGCAGATCCAGATGGTGCGTCCCATTGGCAAGGGGCGCTACGGCGAGGTGTGGCTGGGCAGCTGGCGTGGCGAGAAAGTGGCCGTCAAGGTATTCTTCACCCGTGAGGAAGCCGGCTGGTTCCGAGAGACCGAGATCTACCAGACAGTCCTCATGAGGCACGAGAACATCCTCG GTTTCATTGCAGCGGACATCAAGGGCACGGGAGCATTCACGCAGCTCTTCCTCATCACGGACTACCACGAGAACGGCTCCCTGTACGACTATCTGAAGGCGACGACGCTGGACGCCCCGGCCCTGCTGCGACTGGCATACTCGGCGGCCTGcggcctgtgccacctgcacaCGGAGATCTACGGGACACACGGCAGGCCGGCCATCGCCCATCGTGACCTCAAGAGCAAGAACATCCTGGTGAAGAAGAACGGCACGTGCTGCATCGCCGACCTCGGGCTGGCTGTTAAGTTCAACAG GGACTCTAACGAGGTGGATGTGCCCCTGAGCACACGGACCGGAACTAAGCGGTATGTGGCTCCcgaggtgctggaccagagcaTGAACAAGAACCAGTTCCAGGCCTACCTCATGGCAGACGTCTACAGCTACGGGCTCATAGTGTGGGAGATGGCCCGGCGCTGCGTCACGGGAG GAATAGTGGAGGACTACCAGCTGCCGTACTATGACATGGTGCCCTTGCACCCATCGTACGAGGACATGCGCGAGGTGGTGTGCATCAAAGGCCTGAGGCCTACTGTGTCGAACCGCTGGAACGGTGACGAG TGTCTGCGGGCCATGCTGAAGCTGATGTCTGAGTGCTGGGCCCAGAACCCCATGTCACGGCTGACAGCGCTGCGCATCAAGAAGACCCTCGCCAAAATGGTGGAATCGCAAGACATCAAAATCTGA